In bacterium, the following proteins share a genomic window:
- a CDS encoding cyclopropane-fatty-acyl-phospholipid synthase family protein, which translates to MSESIIPNLTKTRLSARLPFLQKIARQKILATLAKITEGQLTVEDEFGTDTFGQPGGLQATLRVHDTRFYSMSAYEGSVGAGEAYMRRYWSADDLTTLVRLFVRNREVLESVDGGASRIGKSILGFFHKLRQNSIEGSRRNIEAHYDLGNEFYELFLDKTMTYSSGFFESEEATLEEASIAKIDRLCQKLDLQPTDHVLEIGTGWGSFAIHAAREYGCRVTTTTISQEQFNYAVNAVREAGLQDRVEILFKDYRRLEGQYDKICSIEMIEAVGWQYYETFMEQCCKLLKPDGLCAMQAITIRDDVYESARRSVDFIQRYVFPGSCIPSTTALLQAATNVGDMKMVHFEDFAPHYARTLRMWRERFFQRLGEVRGLGFSEEFIRLWDYYLCYCEGGFLERNIAVTQMTFARPANRRDPILAEIR; encoded by the coding sequence ATGAGTGAAAGCATTATCCCCAATCTTACCAAGACACGTTTGAGTGCGCGACTTCCTTTCCTGCAGAAGATCGCTCGCCAGAAAATCCTCGCGACGCTTGCGAAGATCACCGAAGGGCAACTAACAGTCGAAGACGAATTCGGGACCGATACATTTGGTCAGCCCGGAGGCTTGCAGGCCACCCTTCGCGTTCACGATACGCGATTCTATTCCATGTCCGCTTACGAGGGAAGTGTCGGCGCGGGTGAAGCCTACATGAGGCGCTACTGGTCGGCCGACGACTTGACGACTCTCGTGCGTCTGTTCGTTCGGAATCGCGAAGTCCTTGAATCGGTCGATGGCGGTGCATCGAGAATCGGGAAGTCGATCCTCGGTTTCTTCCACAAACTGCGCCAGAACTCGATCGAAGGAAGTCGCCGCAACATCGAGGCGCATTACGATCTTGGCAACGAGTTCTACGAACTCTTCCTCGACAAGACGATGACCTATTCGTCCGGCTTCTTCGAATCGGAAGAGGCGACGCTGGAAGAAGCCTCCATCGCGAAGATCGATCGGCTATGCCAAAAGCTCGACCTGCAGCCGACCGATCACGTTCTCGAAATCGGAACCGGCTGGGGCAGCTTTGCAATCCACGCCGCGCGCGAATACGGATGCCGGGTTACAACGACCACGATCTCGCAGGAGCAATTCAACTACGCCGTCAACGCAGTCCGCGAGGCAGGTCTGCAGGATCGGGTCGAGATTCTCTTCAAAGACTACCGTCGCCTCGAGGGGCAGTACGACAAGATCTGCTCCATCGAGATGATTGAAGCTGTCGGTTGGCAGTACTACGAGACCTTCATGGAACAATGCTGCAAGCTCCTGAAGCCCGATGGGCTTTGCGCCATGCAGGCAATCACGATTCGTGACGATGTGTATGAAAGTGCGCGTCGATCCGTGGACTTTATCCAGCGCTACGTCTTCCCTGGCAGTTGCATTCCGTCGACGACGGCCTTGCTGCAGGCGGCAACAAACGTCGGAGACATGAAGATGGTTCACTTCGAGGATTTCGCACCGCACTACGCGCGAACGTTGCGCATGTGGCGCGAGCGTTTCTTCCAGCGCCTCGGCGAGGTCCGCGGACTTGGCTTCAGCGAGGAGTTCATCCGCCTGTGGGACTACTACCTCTGCTACTGCGAAGGTGGTTTCCTGGAGCGCAACATCGCGGTGACCCAGATGACATTCGCCCGGCCGGCGAATCGTCGCGATCCAATCCTGGCGGAGATCAGATGA